The following coding sequences lie in one Alloacidobacterium dinghuense genomic window:
- a CDS encoding BlaI/MecI/CopY family transcriptional regulator translates to MISSDANGHDPVELGELELSVMQLIWQHAAENGAISAEQVRKDLGRPLKDSTIRTVLRRLEEKGYLTHTVEGRTYFYRPAEARQRVAGRAVKRIIDWFCDGSVEALLVGMVDSEVLDQKELTRLAERIAAAKKGKR, encoded by the coding sequence ATGATTAGTAGCGATGCAAATGGACATGATCCTGTTGAGCTCGGGGAACTAGAGCTGAGCGTGATGCAGCTGATCTGGCAGCATGCGGCAGAAAATGGCGCGATCAGCGCGGAGCAGGTACGTAAGGATCTAGGACGTCCACTGAAGGACTCGACGATTCGCACCGTCCTGCGGCGTCTCGAAGAAAAGGGCTACCTGACACACACCGTTGAGGGCCGCACGTATTTCTATCGTCCGGCTGAGGCGAGGCAGAGGGTGGCTGGTCGTGCTGTAAAGCGCATCATCGACTGGTTCTGCGATGGATCGGTGGAAGCCCTGCTGGTGGGCATGGTCGACTCGGAAGTGCTGGATCAGAAGGAATTGACGCGCCTAGCAGAAAGAATTGCGGCGGCAAAGAAAGGAAAACGATGA
- a CDS encoding M56 family metallopeptidase translates to MMMMAWVLESALRSLAMAVIVWSGIKMLRVRNVAVQKTAWVLVLLAAVAMPGLVGWRLPQSRAAVVVPVQRFVPRAASVHDPGPPSSAALSTTTITVSTSSTVTPVNRWDHIPWKELIVPAYLAICAVLLLRLLFGLGMALRILHRAEEASPLLEPRASVCISGDIQTPVTIGSTIVLPEAHEDWNLHKLRVVLAHERSHVRQGDFYLQLIAGLHVVFFWFSPLSWWLKKEISDLGEAISDRAALEEAQSRSNYAEVLIEFAAIRRRPLAGVAMARSSNIRRRIDRLLVEQKFRGAFTTCKWHLAAAATLVPVALVAAIALVHVEAAEAMQTPVAALRQVVPVAQTIATLPTLAVHAAIPAAAVDPVTPVEAQAKAATDSTQIQIADDDENSYAIVSGDSGNVMGSWHSGNSFDRVKSKMHGNYIWFERDGKSYVIDDPALVAQARGYFKPIEELGRQQGELGEEQGRLGEEQGRLGEMQAKAAATPPDFSKEMADLQAALKDLQQHKLQAEVKEDDLSEMQGKLAELQSKIAEMQGKFGDAQAKIGEKQAEFGDQQAKLGEQQAKLGERQAVLGAQQATFSKVAEQKMKSLIDSAMQQGKARPVE, encoded by the coding sequence ATGATGATGATGGCGTGGGTGCTCGAATCCGCTCTTCGTTCTTTGGCGATGGCAGTGATTGTGTGGTCGGGTATCAAGATGCTGCGTGTGCGCAACGTAGCTGTGCAGAAGACGGCTTGGGTGCTGGTTCTGTTGGCGGCCGTCGCCATGCCGGGACTTGTAGGTTGGCGCTTGCCGCAATCGCGGGCGGCGGTGGTTGTGCCGGTTCAAAGATTCGTGCCTCGGGCGGCAAGCGTACATGATCCTGGGCCACCTTCAAGCGCGGCGCTGAGCACAACGACGATCACGGTGAGTACCTCGTCCACAGTGACCCCGGTTAACCGCTGGGATCACATCCCGTGGAAGGAATTGATCGTTCCCGCTTATCTTGCCATCTGTGCTGTGCTGCTGTTGCGGCTTTTGTTTGGGTTGGGGATGGCGCTCCGCATTCTGCATCGTGCGGAAGAGGCGTCGCCGCTGCTTGAGCCGCGCGCATCGGTTTGCATCAGTGGCGACATACAGACACCAGTGACGATTGGATCCACCATCGTACTGCCGGAGGCGCACGAGGACTGGAATCTGCATAAGCTGCGTGTTGTGCTCGCGCATGAGCGCTCGCATGTGCGGCAGGGCGATTTTTATCTGCAGCTGATTGCGGGGCTGCATGTAGTGTTCTTCTGGTTTAGTCCTTTGAGCTGGTGGTTGAAGAAAGAGATATCCGACTTAGGTGAGGCGATTAGCGACCGGGCTGCTTTGGAAGAGGCGCAGAGCCGCTCCAACTATGCTGAAGTGCTGATCGAGTTTGCCGCCATACGGCGCAGGCCGCTGGCCGGAGTGGCCATGGCGCGATCGAGCAACATTCGCAGGCGCATCGACCGCCTGTTGGTTGAGCAGAAATTCCGTGGCGCATTTACTACGTGCAAGTGGCACCTGGCGGCGGCTGCGACATTGGTTCCGGTGGCGCTGGTTGCAGCGATTGCGCTTGTGCATGTTGAGGCAGCGGAAGCAATGCAGACACCGGTCGCTGCGCTGCGGCAGGTTGTTCCGGTTGCGCAGACGATTGCGACGCTGCCCACCCTCGCCGTGCACGCAGCGATTCCGGCAGCCGCAGTGGATCCGGTCACGCCTGTAGAGGCGCAAGCGAAAGCCGCAACTGATTCGACTCAGATTCAAATCGCAGATGATGACGAAAACTCCTATGCGATTGTGAGCGGCGACTCAGGCAATGTGATGGGCTCATGGCATTCCGGGAACTCCTTCGATCGGGTTAAGAGCAAAATGCATGGGAATTACATCTGGTTTGAGCGCGATGGCAAATCCTATGTGATCGACGATCCGGCATTGGTTGCGCAGGCACGAGGATACTTTAAGCCGATCGAGGAACTTGGCCGGCAGCAAGGAGAGTTGGGCGAAGAGCAAGGACGCCTGGGGGAGGAGCAAGGACGGCTCGGAGAAATGCAAGCCAAAGCGGCGGCTACGCCTCCTGACTTCTCGAAAGAAATGGCTGATCTACAGGCCGCTCTCAAGGATTTGCAGCAACACAAGCTCCAGGCAGAAGTAAAGGAAGACGATCTTAGCGAGATGCAGGGCAAGCTGGCAGAACTGCAAAGCAAAATTGCAGAGATGCAAGGCAAGTTTGGCGACGCGCAGGCGAAGATCGGTGAGAAACAGGCAGAATTTGGCGACCAGCAGGCTAAGCTCGGGGAACAGCAGGCGAAGCTGGGGGAGAGACAGGCGGTACTCGGCGCACAACAAGCAACGTTTTCCAAGGTGGCTGAGCAGAAGATGAAGTCACTGATTGACAGCGCCATGCAGCAGGGAAAAGCGCGGCCTGTCGAGTAG